The Dioscorea cayenensis subsp. rotundata cultivar TDr96_F1 chromosome 16, TDr96_F1_v2_PseudoChromosome.rev07_lg8_w22 25.fasta, whole genome shotgun sequence sequence ttgactaccttggccaaggtcttctaatctcacatacttataatcgcataggatactaacttgTTTACTTCCGGGAGAATAAATtctttcttggtgatcactcataACTGCTACTTACTCGACATAGTCACGCTTCGAGGTCGGCTCTACCAAATGGTAAAGTGAACCTAACTACTCTAATAACATACTAGACGTCATAagcacattgtgatcatgatatcttaggtctaaggtccactcatgtgatcataaccaacaatgtCAATCATTGACTATcatgttcaaatacaccaatcctagtgatatatttatgatatatgcTTTCACTATTCCATattgttcaactagcactctttgtcaaagtatatgtcatacaaatccttacgaacctttaatgcccaattaaataTTCTTcgatttgcgaactatttaagtgtataagtaccaaacccttctaacGCTCCTTtatatcccacaaagagtagaaggtttagcTTAATACACATGCACTacgatattcaaaactaattaaaatgccatcacaagatatatatgaacatcaaaataaatgcctatttaataataataagaatatataatacaaatgaaatgccctaatacaagtatcctcgttggcattcaagggcataatcctaacagcTTCATCATGATTTAATGAAGCATTCCCTTCTTCTCCAACACAACTTCTTACTCAAGCTCTCAACCATTTTTTTAACCTTTTGGTGGCTGAAGAAGCCTTCaaatttttgcattttgaaGTGAGTCCGGATCAACTTCAAACTTCCTCCAAGTATGATTCCTTGTAATGTATGCCTTTAGTTCTTTGGCTTGGTATGATAAATCcttgtttttgagtttttttcttcAAGTTTCGCTTTATCTTGGTTGTTTGGTTGAACTTCATGAGTAATTGGTGGATAAATACCTTGCTCCATGCTTGTTTGGAGTCTTTTTCTTGTGTTGTTTAATTAGTGTTTCATGAGTTTGTTGGTAGATCTTTTACATTGGTTTAAACATCCTTGTATCTGGGTGTATGTTTCCtctgaaattttcttttgtgatccctaaaattttgattgaaacacTTGTTAATTGCTTGTATTTAAGGCCTTGTTTTAGTGATATCTCTCTTTGAAATTCTTGGAGTTATGCACTTGCACATCAAGTGTTTGTGTTAATGTCTAAGTGAGTTGTAGTACTTCTTAAAGCTTGTTTCCTTTCTACTTGGTAGTTGTTGATAGTTGGTATAATTATGCTTTTCTGGTATTATTAGAGAGTATTCTCTTGCGTAAAATTGTGGGCTTTTATCTGGTGCACATCTTATGTTTATTTGAATACCTACTAGAGTGGTTAGTTAGGTCTTGTAAGTTGTGTACTTGCTAAACCATTGAGGGTCTAGATCCGGCTCAAGTTTTGTTAACTCTAAGTGTAGTTTCTTTTGGTGTCTAGATCCCGACAGTGGGCTCTAATTCGCGGCAACTGGTGAACCCAATTCAATTGTTCTGAGCCAGGTAGGTTCTCGCACCTATACAACTGCGTATTTCTCATttagtgaaaattattttaaatatttggaaATTCAATTATTTGTGTATTTCTATTTATCCCGCTAAATgttgtttattatgttttctagagctaattattttggaaaatgaTTTATACTTTATTTCATTGTCTGTACTCCGTAtctttttttgctatttttttcgTACATCTCCACTCCTAGTAATTTACCTATCTAGAAGAAGTAAGTCATGGCCATGTGCACTTGTTTTTGAAGTAGCGCTACCAGGCACACGTGTCCATTCTGACTGGAATCGAAGTCCGACTCCGACTATGGATATTTTGTCTGTTCCAACTTCTTAGTGGAAGATCCGACCTTCAGCTGTTGATTCTGTTTATTAGTCTGGGTGATGTACACTTTTTGTTTTATGCGTATTatcagtattattattttttatatatatacttttgtcCATTATTATACCTCTACAGGTATATTCCATTCTCTGCCCGACATTTGAGTACAATATCTATAAATTTCTGTTCATTATTTATGTTCTGTTACTTTTGCGATCCTACTGATCCATTGTGGATCACGTACTCTATGATTTCCCTTTTTGCAAATGAAAAGTAAGCTTAGGACAGGGGTGTGTGCACGGGTTCTGTTTCTATAgttgttatttcttttgaaataaCTGAACCTTGAGGCTGTAAACCCTGTAGTGTGTGATCTGGGCGAGTGAGATTTGTATTCTATTTGGATTAATTCCTACTCTAGACTTTTAGGGATGGTTTTCTTGTGCTTTTGTAGGGCTACTAAAGCCCATATTCAAaactatttctattttattattatatgtctGTACCTTTGTGTTATTGCTTTATTTGTTGTCATTTATGTGATAACTCTGACTAGATCTGAGATCTGCGGCTTTACACCCAATGGGGGCCAACCCTGTTGGATGCGGCGGGTCTATCAGCGAGCCCATTCTTGGGGCTTGGGCATGACAATtagccacttttttcttttctgtccAAGTTTTGTTTATCCAAAAATCTCATTAATGTTTGTTGGTTCAAACTATCTCCTTACTCTTGTTGAAAGATCTACTCTTAAAGTTGAGATAGCTCATGGTTTAAATGTCTTAAGGCAGCATCTAGTATCTTTTAATCATGGGATGCATATTATTGAGAACTTTTATGAAATTTAGAGTTTCTTTTATAATAGGATGCAAGGCATGGTTGAATTATAAGGAAGAATGCCTATGATTGTTGTGAAGAGGTGCAGAGTATCATTTAGAGCACTACAacctttgattatttattttgccATGGAGAGGAAAGATTAGATAGGTTCATCAAACACAGAAAGAAAAGGATGGTGGTAGATAGGATGGGGCTTATTAGCAAAATGTGATGAACGGGTGAAGATAAAAGTATTTCAGGGTACTCATGTATTTGAGGAAAAGGATATATAACCATGGGTCTTCTTGCACAAAAGGAATTTGTGTGAAAACATAGAAGTGTTTTACACCCAATTTTATTTGCAATAAAATTGTGAgaaggataaataaaaaaaaatgaaaaatctcgAGGGCTTAGTTGTAAAATCTGTGGAAAAATGCCAAATGCCGAAAGTTCAAGGGTTATTtgcaaaaattgatgaaaaatatgaaaggtGAAAAGTTAGACAGCCTAGCCGCAAAAAAACTATGatatttgttaaaaagaaaaattcaaggTCTAATATGCAAAAAATGTTATGAGAAgggttaaaatgcaaaaagagGGAGAAAGTAAGGAATTTTATGATAAGAAGGGGCTTTTTTGTAGATTTACAggcattattttctttaatccaCCTATGAGGTCcaataaaagatgaaaaattccctttaacaatttttttttcactcttgTTTTTTGATGCAAAGATAGTTATCTTTGAAGATTTTCACTTTTCTATGACCTACTAATAAGGTCCAATGCAAGATGAAAATtctttttgagaatttttttcaaattaattttgttatatgtgACTTAACTATTGTCTTGTTTCATTTTGAtaaccaaacttcaatttgtatcaaaatagtgactcatcttcaattttatttcactgGGCAATCACCTAATTGATTTGGAAACCAAATAGCTTATGTGGCCGTTGGAAAATCTGTGTCAACTTCCTGATGACACATTAGCCGTCCTACTTTGGACTGTCCATGTTACCAAACTTGCAGATTTTTCAAGTGTCACATCAGCTATTTGGTTCCCAAATCAATCTGGTGATTGTctagtgaaataaaattgaaggtGAGTGATCCGTTTGacacaaattgaagttcggttaCCAAAATGAAAGAAGGCCATAGTTAAGTGACCTATAAAAAATTAACCCAATTTTTTCACTCTTGCCTCTTGATGCTCACAAGGAAGTTAATGAAGCCTTCTCCTCTTCTTTGACCCATTGATGAGATCCAATTCAAAGTGGACTCTCTTTTTTACAGTCTCTCATCCTTACCTCTTGATGCTCATATGGAGGTCTTTGAAGACTCTATAACTGTTGACCCATTATGAAGTCCAAtgtggactttttttttttagagttttctCAGTGTTGACTCTTGACGCTTACAAAGAGGTCATTAAGGACTCTTCTTTAAGAATGTTGATCCAAAATATGGTATGGTGTAAAAGAGGATGCCCTCTtacataaagaagaaaaagaattatgttttatgaaatgaaagaaaaattttctccaagcacaaataaaaagaatggtTTTTGAACGTTGATTAAGAAACAAAGCCCATGTATTAGTCTATAAAATGATGAAGAGAGCTCCCACATGGAAGAAAGGGTCTCTCATTAGTCAATAGATATGATAtttcaagtttaaaaaaaaaaaagacttcaaACATCTCAAAGAAACTAAGATAATGACTCGACAATGAGAGAGAGTCATGACTTggtaattttgaataaaacGACAAATAATACTTTAAAGTTCTAAGATATAAGGAAATTAAAAGcttaaaaagtttcacaagtcaaagtCCTAAAGGATTCACAACGTAAAATGCTGAAATTCTCAACCaccaaaattaaaagaaatcaagTTCATGATTACAATTTGAGATCCATTCCAAAATCGAACAAGTTAAAAACAATCAAGTGAAGGTCATAACTCGATGATGTGAAGTCAAACCTCAAATCATGGGAGAATAAAGACACAAAAAAAATCTCAGATGAATGATGAATGAACTCTaaagtctcaagacatcaaaagtcaggGAATCAAAAAATCTCATAAGTCAAAAACTCAAAGGTTCATAGGCATGACATGCTGaagttttcaaaaatcaaaattaaaagaaatcaagTTTGTCATTCTCAAACATGGTGAGATCACAACTTGAGATCCGAATGATGctcaagatgcaaattcaaagaaaaaaggCTTGAAGAAGATCAAAGTCAGCAAAGTCAAAAAGGATGCTCAAACAAGTGTTTTGGCAAAGAAATTAGAGAGACCAAAATCAAATGGACTCAAATCTTGTGAAGATAGaagaaaattatgataaaaCCACAATCACTTGAAttcatacaaaaattaaaatttgatttgtaatcTAGCCAGGACCCCACACCTATAATGGAAACCGTTCATACCTTAGTTTTGAAAATTCTCATGAACATTTATTGTGCAaacaatttttcaattattaatactatatttaatataaacaaaaaacttaaatataattaaaaatatttaaaagatataatactcgaattggtccctctacttttctctctcttctcttttggtccatCTACTTAGGAATGCaccccactaatccctctactcttgaaaatacagcAACTAATTAGCTTATTTTAAATTAGAAGGGACtaagttgggtcattttcaaaagtagagagatTAGTGGGGCTCATTTTTGAGTAAAGGgaccaaaagaaaagagagagaaaaatagaaggACCAATTTAGgtattatacatatttaaaaCTTTCTCTTAtgtattaataattcaaatctggcatatttggatatatatatatatatatatatatatatatatatatatatatatatatattaccataaataatattatcatatttaaGAAGACCTAATTACTTTTTCCCCAAAAACCTAATCactatcattattaatattacaaaaaaattaaggttCATTTGGATGTATGGTTTTTGTTCATGCTAAAAATGCTTTACTTATATTAAGTGTTCTTTTTACCTCCTAAAAtcaaaagtatttttaaaaagaaccaTTTTTTTCCCTAATAAATGAGCTGGAGGCTTGGAGCATAAGTATTTTTGATCAAGAAatgttaaactaaaaaaataaaattaaaaaaaacaattctcAATTTAAAATAAGTGAATCAAACTACCCTAAAAACAATTTGATAGATCCacatctattatttttataagcACATTCAAATGCCATTGAGTCTCAAATAGacttaaattttttacatatataccctgGTAAATCACACAATTACATAAACACCcctataataaaaatttataatttcatgtttCTTAAGGTGAGAACCTCTTCAATGGTAGTAAATATACACAAAACAAATTTCACCACTTATTTTTGCATCGCTCATATACAAGTATTATAAATTCataggggtatatatatatgaaaataatgattataataattacttaaatgAAAAAGCGCATGTAGGTGTCCACAGCATATTGGGCCATGATCCGGTTCATTTTTTGGGTCGGGTGGAATGAGTCCCAGAACACGTATTTGTCTGCATCTGGACACGTGGCATGACTCCATTGGTTGCAGAGGTAGCTCATTTCAAACAACCCGGTCGCACAGCATCCTCGCCGGGAGTTTTCAAATcctgtataaaatatataaaaaaaattattgaaaaaagttaaatttatttttattgataaattgatttataaaagattatttatcacattgtcaaaaaaaatgataaatgatttatttttagaaaaatttgaatttccaagaactaaatcaaataaatttgtcAATAGGGGCGACTCaagataattaaaaatctaaaacaaaatttaaaaatgaaatatctaatttatttaataaaaactaaatttgatttaaatttgtcATGGCAAATCTTATATGAGTTGTTTGTTAACACATCCGGAAGTTATTATGACTCATCACTGCTTATAATAAATGGATGTGTTTTAGTTCTACAATCAAGAACtcaagattaaaaacaaaaaataacaataaaaataactttaaaaaactcataatttataattcaaaaaatgaaCGTTAGATTAGTcgtcaaaaaaaatataaaaatatataattgattaagcattaattaaaaaaaaattaataccctaatttattatattaaataattattacagtTATTATAataaggttttaaaaaaatttaaagctgTAAAATTCATGATGAGGACTGTTAAAATTGGAAGGCAAAAAGCCATCCCTCTAGTGCCAATACAGGATCACAATAAATAAGAATCTTTGTTTTAAGAACTATTagcttttttataataatagtgGATAAATTATATGGGATTAAAACCTAGAAATTCTTTCCCAAaacaaaacttataaaaaaaaaaagaaaacttttaaaaaaaaacaaaagaaagaaaagaaaagaaaagaaaagaactgACCATAGGAAGAAGGATTTTGGATGATGTGAAGAACAGTGTTGTAGATATCAAGGAAGATCAATCTTATGCCTGGAAGTTCAGCATTCAATTCATAAATCTTTGCCATCATCTTGGAATTGAAGTCTTTTGCTACCTTGTTGTACTCTTCAATGCAAGCACCACCATGTAACAAATTGGTGGTCCTCTCCAATGGAAGACACCCAATTGGACTTAGTCCAGTGAATGCAATCTTTCTAGCTCCCAAATAGTATATTTCACTAAAGAATTTTGCAGCCAATTCCACTAGAAAATCCTCGAACTCTTCAATTGTGTATTGCTTGAATCTCCCTGTTATTAGTGCGTAGTAGTTTTCCAAGAAGTCATTTGTCCCTGTCAAGTGTCAACAATGCAAAATCAGATTAAGTTCAGCAAGAAAGTTTTATCaccaaataaattatgttttaaaattataaataatggcTCCGGTACTATTTGTATGTTCTCTTCTATAAAGCTTTGGtcgttttgtttttatatatctattaaaaaatttatagactattaaataatttttttcaaaatttactttttatttttatatacttttacaattttcaatatattttttggaaaaacataaaacacaattttaaaataaaaatattaaaaagcacTGTATTCTTTGAAGAATCTCCAAAATCTCTCTAACTGCCCTCCCTGTATTctatatcaatatatttttttgaaaaacataaaacactattttgaaatagaaatattaaaaagcaatatatttttttttttgaagaatctCCAAAATCCTTCTAACTATCCTTCTCCCTTCATTCTATATCTACTTAAAAAAATGGCCAAACATCTCCTGGTCGTCTTTCTATGAAGGTGAGCAGTCCTAAGAATAATAAATCCGAACTAATTTGTAGTTTGCAATCCGATTCCTCCTATAAACGggacgttttttttttttaagttttagaaatttatatctattaaaactctaaaatttaattttcaaatttcagtGGTTAGTAGCTCACTTTCTCCaaggctttataaagggctttTTTCTTGAACTTTAGGTATACAGACAAGAGAAGTTCCCTTTTTCCCTTCTTTCTCCGCTACTCTCTCTTAGAAGGTTTAATTTCTAAATTCAGTGTAATAGTTATATTCTAGGAAGTAGACACTAGTTCAAACTCAAGTACAGGAGGGTGGTGAATCTACTTTAAGAAAATTATGTGGTACATAGGCCTCGATTCTATCTCACCTTGTTTTTGGGATATGGACTTCACACTTCCTATAtgaagtttttgttttatttgtaatttttttatttattaatatccCAAGTAGGATTGTTTCCAACAATCTTAAAGCAAATGCAATGGATTCTGAAACAAACAATGTTTCTAATGTGACTCAAGAACCTACCCCTACTAGGAGCACCATTGTGCCTCAAGATGTTATTCCCATCATGAATACAACCGTGTCTCAATTGCAATCACCCATGGTGGATCTTGTGAACTATGCTGAAAGACCATAAAAATTTACTCGGTTGCATTTAAAGAGGTGGTAACAAAAGATGGTGTTCTGTTTGATCACTTTTAACCT is a genomic window containing:
- the LOC120279542 gene encoding GDSL esterase/lipase At4g26790, with translation MRPPHLYFILIQFLPLFSHHVIATVPAIIVFGDSTVDAGNNNVIATLLKSNFGPYGRDFIGGEPTGRFCNGRLATDYIAEAFGLGSTIPAYLDPAFDIKDFMTSVCFASAGTGFDIATSEVLNVIPLEKEVEYFGEYQEKLRNYVGESKAKQIVNEAIYIVSIGTNDFLENYYALITGRFKQYTIEEFEDFLVELAAKFFSEIYYLGARKIAFTGLSPIGCLPLERTTNLLHGGACIEEYNKVAKDFNSKMMAKIYELNAELPGIRLIFLDIYNTVLHIIQNPSSYGFENSRRGCCATGLFEMSYLCNQWSHATCPDADKYVFWDSFHPTQKMNRIMAQYAVDTYMRFFI